From a region of the Pristis pectinata isolate sPriPec2 chromosome 2, sPriPec2.1.pri, whole genome shotgun sequence genome:
- the slc10a7 gene encoding sodium/bile acid cotransporter 7 isoform X4: MGLFERVRRQWFLVGIVLVITFAKLQPSVGMHGGPLKPEITITYIAVSTIFFNSGLSLKTEFADCWLYATSSVICCNPNQSSWWK; this comes from the exons ATGGGGCTGTTCGAGCGTGTGAGGAGGCAGTGGTTCCTGGTAGGCATCGTGCTGGTGATCACCTTCGCGAAGCTGCAACCTTCGGTGGGGATGCATGGAG gaCCCTTGAAACCAGAAATTACGATAACTTATATTGCAGTTTCAACTATATTTTTTAACAGTGGGCTTTCATTAAAGACTGAG TTTGCAGACTGTTGGCTGTATGCCACCTCCAGTGTCATCTGCTGTAATCCTAACCAAAGCAGTTGGTGGAAATGA